One region of Microcoleus sp. bin38.metabat.b11b12b14.051 genomic DNA includes:
- a CDS encoding aldolase/citrate lyase family protein, which produces MRQNELKQKIKQGETVLGLFMNCAYPAFIEICGHAGFDFAVIDMEHGPLHPLAAEDLCRAADCSGIAPIVRVRKNDGPQIQRALDIGSAGVQVPQIESKIDAEIAVKSAKYSPLGTRGLSFATRAGLYTAAGTNITDKLNEESLVVIHIEGKGGIDNLAQIVTVPHIDVIFLGPYDLSQSIGIPGQVRDRRVIDMMQEAVQTIRKAGKAAGTFAENPEIAKQWIDVGVQYVALGADVAVFLRACQSLVKAVRS; this is translated from the coding sequence ATGCGTCAAAACGAACTAAAACAAAAAATCAAACAAGGCGAAACAGTCCTCGGCTTATTTATGAACTGCGCCTATCCCGCATTCATCGAAATCTGCGGTCACGCTGGATTTGATTTTGCCGTCATCGACATGGAACACGGCCCCCTGCACCCGCTTGCTGCTGAAGATTTGTGCCGCGCGGCCGATTGCAGCGGCATTGCACCGATTGTCCGCGTCCGCAAAAACGACGGGCCGCAAATTCAACGAGCTCTCGACATCGGCAGCGCAGGCGTTCAAGTACCTCAAATTGAAAGCAAAATCGATGCCGAAATCGCTGTCAAAAGCGCTAAATACAGTCCTCTGGGGACGCGGGGCCTTTCTTTCGCTACGCGGGCGGGACTTTACACGGCCGCAGGTACAAATATCACGGACAAACTCAATGAAGAATCCTTGGTTGTGATTCACATCGAAGGGAAAGGCGGTATAGACAACTTGGCGCAAATTGTGACAGTCCCTCATATTGATGTGATTTTTTTGGGGCCTTACGATCTGTCACAGTCGATCGGCATTCCGGGCCAAGTCCGCGATCGGCGAGTCATCGACATGATGCAGGAAGCAGTGCAAACCATCCGCAAAGCAGGGAAAGCAGCCGGTACTTTTGCCGAAAACCCCGAAATCGCCAAGCAGTGGATTGATGTTGGCGTTCAGTATGTCGCCCTTGGGGCAGATGTTGCCGTCTTCCTGCGGGCCTGTCAGTCGCTGGTGAAAGCAGTGCGGAGTTAA
- a CDS encoding pyridoxamine 5'-phosphate oxidase family protein, producing the protein MARKFTKIAFTPAVKAAQAQRGARETYARFELFGPENDAITPDIEEFIAQIDGFYLGTVSSNGYPYIQFRGGHPGFLQVLDEKTLGFADFKGNVQYVTVGNLSDNDKAFIFLMDYRHRKRLKIWGRARYVEGDRELIERLRVPEDDSEVERVILFQVEAWNWNCPQHIPLRYSEQEVAALQARIAELEMLLGDR; encoded by the coding sequence ATGGCTCGTAAATTCACCAAAATTGCCTTCACTCCCGCTGTCAAAGCTGCCCAAGCACAACGTGGAGCGCGAGAAACTTACGCTCGGTTTGAACTCTTTGGGCCTGAGAACGATGCGATAACACCTGACATTGAAGAGTTCATTGCTCAAATCGATGGATTTTATCTGGGAACTGTTAGTTCTAATGGCTATCCCTACATTCAGTTTCGCGGTGGTCATCCAGGTTTTTTGCAAGTTCTGGATGAGAAAACATTGGGTTTTGCTGACTTCAAAGGGAATGTTCAGTATGTCACAGTTGGTAATCTTTCCGACAACGACAAAGCTTTTATATTTCTTATGGATTACCGTCACCGTAAACGACTAAAAATTTGGGGGAGAGCCAGATATGTAGAGGGCGATCGCGAACTAATTGAGCGATTGAGAGTACCTGAAGATGACTCAGAAGTTGAACGAGTTATACTCTTTCAAGTCGAAGCCTGGAACTGGAATTGTCCGCAACATATTCCCCTTCGCTACTCCGAACAGGAAGTTGCGGCACTTCAAGCCAGAATTGCTGAGCTGGAAATGTTGCTGGGCGATCGCTAA
- a CDS encoding glutathione S-transferase family protein: MIKLYGHEVSGNSYKVRLLLSLLNLEYEWIKVDLMKGEHKSPEFLGLNPFGQVPLLVDGDTILADAQSILVYLARQYGGDQWLPLDAIPLSRVVRWLSTTAGEIRQGPEHARLYYLFGAASNINIDRATQKAELILAQLNQHLSDRTWLEFEHPTIADVAVFPYVYLAPDGKIFLTPYPHVQHWITRIKQLPGFIEMQDGIEASATV; the protein is encoded by the coding sequence ATGATTAAGCTTTACGGTCACGAAGTGTCTGGCAACAGCTACAAAGTCAGACTTTTACTTTCACTCCTGAATCTTGAATACGAATGGATCAAAGTCGATTTGATGAAGGGCGAACACAAATCACCAGAATTTCTTGGTCTCAATCCCTTCGGTCAAGTTCCCCTGTTAGTAGATGGTGACACCATCCTTGCTGATGCTCAATCGATTTTAGTATACCTGGCTCGTCAATACGGTGGCGACCAATGGCTACCCTTAGATGCTATACCTCTGAGTCGAGTTGTGCGTTGGTTGTCAACCACTGCGGGTGAAATTCGCCAAGGGCCCGAACACGCTCGTCTTTACTATCTGTTTGGTGCAGCAAGCAACATCAACATTGACCGGGCAACTCAAAAAGCAGAGTTGATTCTCGCTCAACTAAATCAACATTTGAGCGATCGCACGTGGCTAGAATTTGAACATCCGACGATCGCAGATGTGGCAGTCTTTCCCTATGTGTATTTGGCTCCCGATGGCAAGATTTTCCTTACTCCCTATCCCCACGTTCAACACTGGATTACACGAATCAAACAACTGCCTGGGTTCATCGAGATGCAAGACGGGATTGAGGCTTCTGCAACGGTATAG
- a CDS encoding 2OG-Fe dioxygenase family protein — protein sequence MKTVLESIHLDYAFMFTFKKVNSIKLEGFKPFFKDMPVDPYIKGKYRSRRLSRFVINGTELVKLPHGYLFQSKEYNPVVGDIRREYAELDDRLISLDNFKQLIFAFFDSCKIHPEGEIGVHQIRTSCSPKNFGNPAPEGIHQDGTDFIGIFSVDRTNIVGGETHLYLAKKEKPVFNKILHPGELLLVNDHEFFHFTTPIKPEVEGVGTRDVFVITSPSLLTD from the coding sequence ATGAAAACCGTATTAGAATCCATTCACTTGGACTATGCTTTCATGTTTACTTTCAAAAAAGTAAACTCGATCAAGCTAGAAGGTTTCAAGCCATTTTTCAAAGATATGCCAGTCGATCCTTATATTAAAGGCAAGTATCGTTCCAGAAGATTGTCGCGGTTTGTCATCAACGGGACTGAGTTAGTTAAGTTACCTCACGGCTATTTGTTCCAAAGTAAAGAGTATAATCCGGTGGTGGGCGATATCCGGCGAGAATATGCCGAATTGGACGATCGGCTAATTAGCCTCGATAACTTCAAACAACTGATTTTTGCTTTCTTCGATTCATGCAAAATTCACCCGGAAGGTGAAATCGGAGTCCATCAAATCAGGACGAGTTGTTCCCCCAAAAATTTCGGAAACCCCGCACCGGAAGGCATTCACCAAGACGGTACTGATTTTATCGGGATTTTCTCGGTCGATCGCACTAATATCGTAGGCGGAGAAACGCATTTATACTTGGCAAAAAAAGAGAAGCCCGTGTTTAATAAAATTCTGCATCCGGGAGAATTGCTGCTAGTCAATGACCACGAGTTTTTCCATTTTACTACGCCGATTAAACCGGAAGTGGAAGGAGTGGGAACCAGGGATGTCTTTGTGATCACTTCTCCGAGTTTGCTTACTGATTGA
- a CDS encoding transposase, giving the protein MQFQAKPGRVIGCLCLLNSCKITLKTLLLDVFYSTNLTDALGEILSPFLYQILPQKKRTRPPNWTQRQILNGILYQLKNGCNWADIPKKLPPYSTVYWYYKQWRSQGAIGKLMRVLHSQLRAQVKKNRNGLH; this is encoded by the coding sequence ATGCAGTTTCAAGCAAAACCGGGAAGGGTTATTGGTTGTCTCTGCTTACTGAATTCATGTAAAATTACCCTCAAAACACTATTGCTTGACGTGTTTTACTCTACTAATCTCACAGATGCCTTAGGGGAAATTTTGTCACCCTTTCTCTATCAAATATTGCCTCAAAAAAAGAGAACTCGCCCACCTAACTGGACTCAAAGACAAATTTTAAATGGCATCTTATACCAACTCAAAAATGGTTGCAATTGGGCAGATATACCAAAAAAATTACCTCCCTACTCTACCGTATACTGGTATTACAAGCAGTGGCGTTCTCAAGGAGCGATTGGCAAATTGATGAGGGTCTTACATTCTCAACTACGAGCGCAGGTCAAAAAAAACCGAAATGGACTACATTGA
- a CDS encoding nuclear transport factor 2 family protein, which produces METKPPLPPFTLETAKAKVQAAEDAWNTRDPERVALAYTEDSQWRNRAEFFSGREQIKAFLTRKWAKELDYRLKKELWSFTDNRISVRFEYEWHDDSGYWYRAYGNEQWEFAENGLMRRREASINDVPIPESERKFR; this is translated from the coding sequence ATGGAAACCAAACCACCTCTACCGCCCTTTACGCTAGAAACAGCCAAAGCCAAAGTTCAAGCCGCCGAAGATGCCTGGAATACCCGCGATCCCGAACGAGTGGCCTTAGCCTATACAGAAGATTCTCAATGGAGAAACCGCGCCGAATTCTTCAGCGGACGGGAACAAATCAAAGCTTTCTTAACACGCAAATGGGCAAAAGAACTAGATTACCGTTTAAAGAAAGAACTCTGGAGTTTTACGGATAATCGAATTTCTGTTCGCTTCGAGTATGAGTGGCACGATGATTCGGGCTACTGGTATCGCGCCTATGGAAATGAACAGTGGGAATTTGCCGAAAATGGGTTAATGCGAAGACGTGAAGCAAGTATTAATGATGTTCCCATTCCAGAGTCTGAACGGAAGTTTCGATAG
- a CDS encoding response regulator transcription factor, with amino-acid sequence MSARLLLVDDEPGLREAVQAYLEDSNFSVEVASNARDGWELLQQMNPDLVISDIMMPQVDGYQFLKQVREDPRYKALPVVFLTAKGMTGDRIQGYQAGCDAYLSKPFDPDELVAIVTNLLARRAAAKETGGNAESPDIAALASQMARIESLLSGRSSIVQSASPVKIDLTPREQSVLDLVAQGLMNKEIARRLETSVRNVEKYVSRLFSKTGTNSRTELVRYALEHGLTK; translated from the coding sequence ATGTCAGCACGATTATTATTGGTAGATGATGAACCGGGCTTGCGGGAAGCAGTACAAGCTTATTTGGAAGATAGCAATTTTTCGGTTGAGGTTGCCAGTAATGCTCGGGATGGCTGGGAACTATTGCAGCAGATGAATCCAGATTTGGTGATTTCAGATATTATGATGCCGCAGGTGGACGGCTATCAGTTTCTCAAGCAAGTGCGGGAAGATCCTCGCTATAAGGCTTTGCCGGTGGTGTTTTTGACGGCTAAGGGGATGACGGGCGATCGCATTCAAGGCTATCAAGCAGGCTGCGATGCTTATCTTTCTAAACCCTTCGATCCCGACGAGTTGGTAGCAATTGTCACCAATTTGCTCGCCCGCCGCGCGGCGGCGAAGGAGACGGGCGGCAATGCTGAAAGTCCTGATATTGCTGCTTTGGCTAGCCAAATGGCGAGAATTGAGTCTTTGCTGAGCGGCCGTAGTTCGATCGTCCAAAGTGCTTCGCCGGTTAAAATTGATTTGACTCCCCGAGAGCAAAGTGTTTTGGATTTGGTTGCTCAAGGTTTGATGAATAAGGAAATTGCTCGCCGCTTGGAAACTAGCGTGCGGAATGTGGAAAAGTACGTCAGCCGTTTGTTTAGCAAGACTGGTACTAACAGCCGTACTGAGTTGGTGCGCTACGCCCTCGAACACGGCTTGACTAAGTAG
- a CDS encoding FAD-dependent oxidoreductase, producing MQLRRYLFLLKGRSLVTFTLSLITSISAITPAFAAPPRNPDKEETCDILVAGGGLAGAATAYEGLLAGRTVCITEITDWLGGQISSQGTSALDERETQRSLLFYPRGYLELRQRIKEHYGRLNPGGCWVSYSCFMPYNGHKILSDILQDAAERGNGKLKWFPNTVIKELAVTPAAAGNAVGGQQIKSAIAIQHKPAANTPPINTETLSQTIEDAYRYENSARFNKTLIRFTSKPPKQSNSQPRGADWFVVDATETGELIGLADVPYRLGIDPRSPLEPSSASPTGDAYCTQGFTYTFAMEATKEPQQHQLPSFYQQYAPYYSYELQRLASFPLVFSYRQIRSMRPDEPRPADPKQFPIYPGDISMQNWTWGNDYRPGSAQDNLIYSRAQLEANGQLQPGGWMGGLRTETLRRGEENAKGFFYWLVAGTTDSQLGNGVKKPYPNNRFLSGLDSPMGTVHGLSKYPYMREGRRIIGRPTLTQPQGFTVWEVDMSRNDFKTDFYRKNLSEQEYRNLWLAVGGLNAPALAVGTQSVEETKSRSRATIYPDSVGIGHYAIDFHPCMTNSPPEAPGNTEREGTRKGQGQAYPFQIPLRAMIPQKIDNMLVAGKSIAVSHTAAAAYRVHSFEWSAGAAAGVTAAFSLEKGILPYELVDELPSREPNLEALQLRLQQNKNPIAFPGTSIFNSSWQNWK from the coding sequence ATGCAACTGCGACGGTATCTATTTTTGCTCAAAGGTCGATCGCTCGTCACCTTCACCCTCAGCCTCATTACCTCGATCTCGGCTATTACCCCAGCCTTTGCCGCACCTCCTCGCAATCCCGACAAAGAGGAAACTTGCGACATTCTCGTAGCAGGCGGCGGGCTTGCGGGTGCTGCTACCGCCTACGAAGGTTTGCTCGCAGGGCGCACGGTTTGCATCACAGAAATTACTGACTGGCTGGGCGGTCAAATTTCCTCTCAAGGAACCTCCGCACTAGACGAAAGAGAGACTCAGCGATCGCTCTTATTTTACCCGCGCGGCTACTTAGAGTTGCGGCAGCGGATTAAGGAACATTACGGAAGGCTAAATCCCGGCGGCTGTTGGGTTAGCTATTCGTGTTTCATGCCCTACAACGGCCACAAAATTCTATCTGACATCTTGCAGGATGCGGCCGAAAGAGGCAATGGTAAGCTCAAATGGTTTCCGAATACGGTGATTAAAGAATTAGCAGTTACTCCGGCCGCGGCGGGAAATGCGGTAGGGGGCCAACAAATTAAAAGTGCGATCGCCATTCAACACAAACCCGCCGCCAACACCCCGCCCATCAACACCGAAACTCTGTCTCAAACTATCGAAGATGCCTATCGCTACGAAAATTCGGCGCGATTTAACAAAACTCTTATTCGGTTTACTTCCAAACCGCCCAAGCAGTCAAATTCGCAACCTAGAGGTGCTGATTGGTTCGTGGTAGATGCGACGGAAACAGGCGAATTGATCGGACTTGCCGATGTTCCCTATCGCCTCGGAATTGACCCGCGTTCCCCTCTCGAACCTTCCTCAGCCAGCCCCACCGGCGATGCTTACTGCACTCAAGGTTTTACCTACACCTTTGCGATGGAAGCAACCAAGGAACCGCAACAGCATCAATTGCCATCTTTTTATCAACAATACGCTCCTTACTACAGTTACGAATTGCAAAGATTAGCGAGCTTTCCGCTAGTTTTCAGCTACCGCCAAATTAGGAGCATGAGACCCGACGAGCCGCGCCCTGCCGATCCGAAACAATTCCCGATTTATCCTGGGGATATTTCCATGCAAAACTGGACGTGGGGGAATGACTACCGTCCGGGTTCGGCTCAGGATAATTTGATTTATTCTCGCGCGCAATTGGAGGCTAACGGTCAACTGCAACCGGGCGGTTGGATGGGCGGTTTGCGAACGGAAACTTTACGTCGTGGCGAAGAAAATGCTAAAGGATTTTTCTACTGGTTGGTAGCAGGAACTACTGACTCGCAATTAGGTAATGGCGTGAAAAAGCCTTATCCTAACAATCGCTTTTTGAGCGGGTTGGATTCGCCGATGGGGACGGTGCACGGACTTTCTAAATATCCTTATATGCGGGAGGGGCGGCGGATTATTGGGCGTCCGACTTTGACTCAGCCTCAAGGTTTTACGGTGTGGGAAGTTGATATGTCTCGCAATGATTTTAAGACGGATTTTTACCGGAAGAATTTGTCGGAACAAGAGTATCGGAATTTGTGGTTGGCTGTGGGAGGTTTGAACGCGCCGGCTTTGGCTGTGGGAACTCAATCTGTTGAAGAGACAAAATCCCGATCGCGCGCCACGATTTATCCTGATAGTGTGGGTATCGGTCATTACGCGATCGACTTTCACCCCTGCATGACCAACAGCCCGCCGGAAGCCCCGGGAAACACCGAACGCGAAGGTACTCGCAAAGGTCAAGGCCAAGCTTATCCGTTCCAAATTCCGCTGCGAGCAATGATTCCTCAAAAGATTGACAATATGTTAGTGGCGGGTAAAAGTATTGCTGTGAGCCACACGGCGGCGGCTGCTTATCGAGTGCATTCTTTTGAATGGTCTGCGGGTGCGGCGGCGGGTGTTACGGCTGCTTTTTCCCTAGAAAAGGGGATTTTACCCTATGAATTGGTGGACGAATTGCCGTCCCGCGAGCCGAATTTAGAGGCGCTACAGTTGCGATTGCAGCAAAATAAAAATCCGATCGCCTTTCCGGGTACTTCTATCTTCAATAGTTCTTGGCAAAATTGGAAGTAA
- the map gene encoding type I methionyl aminopeptidase: MNIFSSLLSGPTKQPQVTKQRRGIEIKSEREIEIMRQAAKIVATVLKEISQLVKPGMTTADLDVYAERRIREMGATPSFKGYHGFTGSICSSINNEVVHGIPSPKKVIRAGDVLKVDTGAYYQGFHGDSCITIAVVEVTPESAKLIRVAEEALYKGIEQVKAGAYLLDLAGAIEDHVKSNGFSIVEEFTGHGVGRNLHEEPSVFNFRTREMPNVKLRSGMTLAIEPILNAGSKYTRTLADKWTAVTVDNAMSAQFEHTVLVTETGYEILTDRSKV, from the coding sequence ATGAATATTTTTAGCAGTCTGCTTTCTGGGCCAACTAAACAACCCCAAGTTACAAAACAGCGTCGAGGCATTGAAATTAAGTCGGAACGCGAAATCGAAATTATGCGGCAGGCCGCGAAAATTGTCGCAACGGTACTCAAAGAGATTTCCCAACTGGTGAAACCGGGAATGACTACTGCTGATTTAGATGTTTATGCCGAAAGACGCATCCGCGAAATGGGCGCAACTCCGAGTTTCAAAGGTTATCACGGTTTCACCGGCTCGATTTGCTCTAGCATTAATAACGAAGTGGTTCACGGCATCCCCAGCCCCAAAAAAGTGATTCGCGCCGGAGATGTTCTCAAAGTAGATACGGGAGCATATTATCAAGGTTTTCACGGCGATTCTTGTATCACGATCGCAGTTGTGGAAGTGACACCGGAATCGGCAAAATTAATTAGAGTTGCAGAAGAAGCTCTCTATAAAGGTATCGAACAAGTGAAGGCGGGAGCTTATTTGCTGGATCTCGCTGGTGCGATCGAAGATCATGTCAAAAGCAACGGTTTTAGCATCGTTGAGGAGTTCACAGGCCACGGTGTCGGGCGCAATTTGCACGAGGAACCGTCGGTTTTCAACTTCCGCACCCGGGAAATGCCTAACGTGAAATTGCGATCGGGTATGACATTGGCGATCGAACCGATTTTGAATGCGGGTTCTAAGTACACTCGGACGCTGGCTGACAAGTGGACTGCTGTAACGGTTGACAATGCTATGTCTGCTCAGTTCGAGCATACTGTATTGGTGACGGAAACCGGTTATGAAATTTTGACCGATCGTTCAAAAGTTTAA